The following proteins are encoded in a genomic region of Enterocloster clostridioformis:
- a CDS encoding efflux RND transporter periplasmic adaptor subunit, with product MKKARTRIIWGIVIVIIAVIVIARVFKKEEPVVPTPDPVVTVQTPQMGDILLTTDLVGTIEPADIVYIYPKAGGDVTAVNVKAGDVVAAGQVLLEIDTKQVDTSKNSMDAAKVAWDDAQSTLARMAPLHASGFVSDKEFEGYQTAAEAKRLQYESAKIAYENQMEFSHVTSPINGRVEQLNVEVHDTVGNSNQLCVIAGDSGNNVTFYVTEKVKNHLNAGDPITVIKEGTEYGGNVIEVSNMAEASVGLFKIKASVDDNEAMAAGTSVELRVPSASARNAMLIPNNCVYYKSGDAYVYTYDSGIIHEVPVEVGIYDSENIAVLSGITLDDRILTTWTSELKEGTKVTLETEAPATLEMNGTEADAQINMQVIQETSQTDKAESPAADQSQAQ from the coding sequence ATGAAAAAAGCAAGGACGCGCATTATTTGGGGAATCGTGATTGTAATCATCGCAGTCATTGTGATTGCCCGGGTTTTCAAGAAGGAAGAGCCTGTTGTCCCCACTCCGGACCCGGTGGTAACGGTACAGACGCCGCAGATGGGCGACATACTGCTGACAACAGACCTGGTAGGCACCATTGAGCCGGCCGATATTGTGTACATATATCCCAAGGCAGGAGGCGACGTGACAGCTGTCAACGTGAAGGCCGGGGATGTGGTTGCGGCAGGACAGGTGCTGTTAGAGATCGATACAAAACAGGTGGATACATCCAAAAACTCCATGGACGCGGCAAAGGTGGCGTGGGATGACGCCCAGTCTACCCTGGCCCGTATGGCCCCGCTTCATGCTTCAGGCTTTGTATCTGATAAAGAGTTTGAGGGATATCAGACTGCCGCTGAGGCTAAGAGGCTTCAGTATGAGTCCGCCAAGATCGCATATGAAAACCAGATGGAATTCAGCCATGTGACGTCACCCATAAACGGACGGGTGGAACAGCTTAATGTGGAGGTACATGACACGGTTGGAAACTCTAACCAGCTCTGCGTCATCGCAGGCGACAGCGGCAACAATGTAACTTTCTATGTAACCGAGAAGGTTAAGAATCATCTGAACGCAGGTGACCCCATCACGGTCATCAAGGAGGGAACAGAATACGGCGGCAATGTCATTGAAGTCAGCAATATGGCTGAGGCATCCGTCGGCCTGTTCAAGATAAAGGCATCTGTGGATGACAATGAGGCCATGGCAGCCGGAACCAGTGTGGAGCTGCGGGTGCCTTCCGCATCCGCCAGAAATGCCATGCTGATTCCAAATAACTGTGTATATTATAAATCAGGCGATGCCTATGTATATACTTATGACAGCGGCATCATCCACGAGGTGCCGGTGGAAGTGGGCATCTATGACAGTGAGAATATCGCGGTGCTTTCAGGCATTACCCTGGATGACCGGATCCTCACCACCTGGACCTCCGAATTAAAGGAGGGAACCAAAGTGACACTGGAGACCGAGGCGCCGGCAACCTTAGAGATGAATGGAACGGAAGCCGATGCACAGATAAATATGCAGGTTATCCAGGAAACCAGTCAGACAGACAAAGCTGAAAGTCCGGCCGCAGACCAGAGTCAGGCACAGTAG
- a CDS encoding V-type ATP synthase subunit E has translation MAGLDKIISQIKEESQKAAERTRAEARSKADEILAQARADAQRECVDIERRSKQAVANILERGRTAAELKKRGAILAEKQRLIGATIGMAKAELKGLETGAYFDMILKLAVKSAQPGEGELLLSKKDLERLPEGFEDRLNASLKDKGAVLHISGDTRDIDGGFVLTYGGIEENCSIDALFDAAHEVLQDKVQEILFS, from the coding sequence ATGGCGGGATTAGATAAGATCATCAGCCAGATTAAAGAAGAATCCCAGAAGGCGGCGGAACGCACCAGGGCAGAAGCCCGTTCCAAGGCAGATGAGATTCTGGCACAGGCCCGTGCGGATGCGCAGAGGGAGTGCGTTGATATTGAGAGGCGCTCCAAACAGGCGGTAGCCAACATTCTGGAAAGAGGACGCACGGCAGCCGAACTTAAGAAGCGGGGTGCTATTCTGGCTGAAAAGCAGAGGCTCATCGGTGCGACCATTGGGATGGCTAAGGCTGAACTCAAGGGGCTTGAGACCGGTGCCTACTTTGATATGATTCTGAAACTGGCAGTTAAATCCGCACAGCCCGGCGAAGGCGAGCTCCTGCTCTCAAAGAAGGACCTGGAACGCCTGCCCGAAGGCTTTGAGGACAGGTTAAATGCCTCGCTTAAGGACAAAGGGGCAGTGCTGCATATATCGGGAGACACCCGGGATATAGACGGCGGTTTTGTGCTTACTTATGGAGGAATTGAGGAGAACTGTTCCATTGACGCTCTCTTCGACGCGGCCCATGAGGTATTACAGGATAAAGTGCAGGAGATTCTGTTTTCATGA
- a CDS encoding V-type ATPase subunit, whose product MADKQYVYAVARIRSKELSLLSGAFLEQLTAAKDYDECIQLLMEKGWGEDGITNAGDILAIEKRKTWELINELVKDMSVFDVFLYANDYHNLKAAIKEVRMGDEYPGIFMEQGTVDVKLIREAVQTREFQNLPAAMRTPAEEAYKALLHTQDGQLCDIIIDKAALDAIYAAGKSSGNEFLELYAELTVAAADIKTAVRASRTGKDRVFLEQALAPCGSINVARLAQAAIEGVDSIGSYLETTAYADAVEELRRSPSAFERWCDNLLIRKIKPQQYSAFGLGPLAAYILARENEIKSVRIVLSGKLNHLPEESIRERIREMYV is encoded by the coding sequence ATGGCAGACAAACAGTATGTTTATGCAGTAGCCCGCATCCGTTCCAAAGAATTGTCCCTGCTATCCGGTGCATTTTTAGAGCAGCTGACGGCTGCAAAAGACTATGACGAGTGTATCCAGCTTCTTATGGAGAAGGGCTGGGGAGAGGACGGCATCACAAATGCCGGAGATATCCTGGCCATTGAGAAGAGGAAGACCTGGGAGCTGATTAATGAGCTGGTGAAGGATATGTCGGTATTTGATGTATTCCTGTACGCCAACGACTACCACAATCTGAAGGCGGCCATCAAGGAGGTCCGCATGGGTGATGAATACCCGGGAATCTTTATGGAGCAGGGGACTGTGGATGTGAAGCTCATCCGAGAAGCGGTTCAGACCAGGGAATTCCAGAATCTTCCGGCGGCCATGAGAACGCCTGCGGAGGAAGCCTACAAGGCGCTCCTTCACACCCAGGACGGACAGCTCTGCGACATCATAATCGACAAAGCAGCCCTGGATGCAATCTACGCAGCCGGTAAATCCTCCGGCAATGAGTTCCTGGAACTCTACGCGGAGCTGACAGTTGCGGCGGCAGATATAAAGACGGCGGTGCGGGCATCCCGTACCGGCAAGGACAGGGTATTTCTGGAACAGGCGCTGGCGCCATGCGGCAGCATCAACGTTGCCCGTCTGGCTCAGGCAGCCATAGAAGGCGTGGATTCCATCGGATCCTACCTGGAAACCACGGCCTATGCAGATGCAGTGGAAGAATTGCGGCGCTCACCTTCAGCTTTTGAGCGGTGGTGCGACAATCTGCTGATTCGTAAGATTAAGCCCCAGCAGTACAGCGCCTTTGGTCTGGGTCCGCTGGCAGCTTATATTCTGGCACGGGAGAACGAGATTAAATCAGTTCGGATTGTGCTTTCCGGGAAATTAAACCATCTTCCCGAGGAGTCCATCCGGGAAAGGATAAGGGAGATGTATGTATAA
- a CDS encoding efflux RND transporter permease subunit: protein MGLTKLVLKRPVSTVLAILCLIVFGLSSVMKSPLELMPDMNMSMMIVMTVYSGASPDDVSELVTKPIEDRASTLSGLDTISSQSKENMSIVMLKYKYGTDMNDAYDDLKKQMDLAKAELPEDADDPIMLELNTSLKPNVIMAVSHGEDDDLYNYVNNEVVPEFEKLSTAAEVSITGGLQKYIKVELMPEKLKQYGVSMSSIASDIAGSDITYPAGDTQVGDQKLSVSTEQPFETMDSLNDIPLTVSGNQTVYLSDVAKVYMGADDVESIARYKAENGLPEDIVALTISKQQDAATLDVSKDVKRVVNELTAKDPSLQITIVDDDKDSIMSSLSSVIETMILAIIISMVIIWLFFGDLKASMIVGSSIPVSILSSLILMQLMGFSLNVITLSALVLGVGMMVDNSTVVLESCFRATDDTGFREFSKAALNGTGVVYQSVIGSTLTTCVVFLPLAMLGGMTGQMFRPLGFTIVFCMTASLISAITVVPLCYMIYKPVERKAAPLSRPVEKMQEAYRGIMTKLLNKRGLVMLASVALLLFSFFIAKFLRVEMMAEDDQGQISITAEVKPGMKIDKVDRVMKQIEDIISQQEDVESYITLAGSSGLSMSSDPSITVYLKKDRKMETDQVVRLWKQQLGGISDTNITVEAYSQVSAMMGSDDEYSVDLQSTNYDDLKAVSDHVAENLSKRPELTKVHSSLENAASVVKVTVNPIKARAAGLTPAQIGGTLNNMLSGTTPTSLNINGNDIDVKVEYPKERYKTLDQIETITLQTPKGSSVALTDVADIHFADSPASITRQDKQYRATISGVYTENSDKNTKSRLLSEVVQPVVSDNANVTIAQNQMDESMTEEFTALFQAIALAIFLVFVVMAAQFESPKFSIMVMTTIPFCLIGAFGLLWLADSAISMTSLLGFLMLVGTVVNNGILYVDTVNQYRREMDLNTALVEAGATRLRPILMTTLTTVVSMVPMALALGDSGSTTQGLALVNIGGLTASTILSLLMLPAYYSLMNGGGKKRMIIAD, encoded by the coding sequence ATGGGCTTAACAAAACTTGTCTTAAAAAGGCCGGTCAGTACGGTTCTCGCAATCCTGTGTCTGATTGTGTTCGGTTTGTCCTCGGTGATGAAATCACCGCTGGAGCTGATGCCGGACATGAACATGTCCATGATGATTGTGATGACCGTTTACTCCGGCGCCAGCCCTGACGACGTCAGCGAGCTGGTTACGAAACCCATCGAGGACAGGGCCAGTACCCTGAGCGGTCTGGATACCATATCCTCCCAGTCAAAGGAGAACATGTCCATCGTCATGCTGAAATACAAGTATGGCACTGACATGAACGATGCATATGATGACCTGAAGAAGCAGATGGACCTGGCTAAGGCAGAGCTTCCGGAGGATGCGGATGACCCCATCATGCTGGAGCTGAATACCAGCCTGAAGCCAAATGTGATCATGGCAGTCAGCCATGGGGAGGACGACGACCTCTACAATTATGTGAACAATGAGGTTGTACCTGAATTTGAGAAGCTGTCAACGGCGGCCGAGGTTTCCATCACCGGCGGTCTCCAGAAATATATCAAGGTGGAGCTGATGCCGGAGAAGCTGAAACAGTACGGCGTATCCATGAGCTCCATTGCCAGCGATATTGCGGGATCGGATATCACTTATCCGGCAGGCGATACGCAGGTGGGCGACCAGAAGCTGTCTGTGTCAACCGAGCAGCCCTTTGAGACCATGGACAGTCTCAATGATATTCCGCTGACCGTATCCGGTAACCAGACCGTATATCTGAGCGATGTGGCAAAGGTGTATATGGGCGCGGATGATGTGGAGAGCATCGCGCGCTATAAGGCTGAGAACGGACTTCCTGAGGATATTGTGGCATTAACTATCAGCAAGCAGCAGGACGCGGCTACGCTGGATGTCTCAAAAGATGTGAAGCGGGTGGTGAACGAGCTTACCGCCAAGGATCCCAGCCTGCAGATTACCATAGTAGACGATGATAAGGATTCTATCATGTCATCCCTGAGCTCGGTTATCGAGACAATGATTCTGGCCATCATCATTTCCATGGTCATCATATGGCTGTTTTTCGGGGACTTGAAGGCGTCTATGATTGTAGGCAGCTCCATTCCCGTATCCATCCTGTCGTCTCTTATATTGATGCAGCTCATGGGCTTCAGCCTCAATGTTATCACTCTGAGCGCCCTGGTGCTGGGCGTCGGTATGATGGTGGATAACTCCACCGTTGTGCTGGAGAGCTGTTTCAGGGCCACGGATGATACCGGTTTCCGGGAATTTTCCAAGGCAGCCCTAAACGGTACCGGCGTGGTATACCAGTCAGTTATCGGTTCCACGCTGACCACCTGCGTGGTGTTCCTGCCGCTGGCCATGCTGGGCGGCATGACGGGCCAGATGTTCCGGCCCTTGGGCTTTACCATCGTATTCTGTATGACGGCATCTCTCATATCAGCTATTACAGTGGTGCCTCTGTGCTACATGATTTATAAACCGGTGGAGAGAAAGGCGGCTCCCCTGTCCAGACCTGTTGAGAAGATGCAGGAAGCCTACCGGGGAATCATGACAAAGCTTCTGAACAAGAGAGGGCTTGTCATGCTGGCCTCCGTGGCGCTCCTCCTGTTCTCCTTCTTCATTGCCAAGTTCCTGCGGGTGGAGATGATGGCTGAGGATGACCAGGGCCAGATATCCATTACCGCGGAAGTAAAGCCGGGTATGAAGATTGACAAGGTAGACCGTGTCATGAAACAGATAGAGGATATTATCTCCCAGCAGGAAGATGTGGAATCCTACATTACCCTGGCAGGCAGTTCGGGACTGAGCATGAGCTCTGACCCCAGCATTACTGTCTACCTTAAGAAGGACAGAAAAATGGAGACAGACCAGGTGGTCCGTCTCTGGAAACAGCAGTTGGGCGGAATCTCAGATACCAATATAACGGTGGAAGCCTACTCACAGGTAAGTGCCATGATGGGATCGGATGATGAATACTCAGTAGACCTTCAGAGTACGAATTACGATGACCTGAAGGCGGTCAGCGACCATGTGGCGGAAAACTTAAGCAAACGTCCGGAGCTGACCAAGGTCCACTCATCCCTGGAAAATGCGGCCTCTGTAGTGAAGGTTACGGTGAATCCCATCAAGGCCAGGGCGGCAGGACTGACGCCGGCCCAGATTGGCGGTACCCTGAATAACATGCTCAGCGGAACCACTCCCACCTCCCTTAATATTAACGGAAATGATATTGACGTAAAGGTGGAGTATCCTAAGGAGCGCTATAAGACTCTGGACCAGATTGAGACAATCACCCTCCAGACGCCAAAGGGCAGTTCCGTTGCACTGACAGATGTGGCTGACATTCACTTTGCAGACAGCCCTGCGTCCATCACCAGGCAGGATAAGCAGTACCGCGCCACCATCAGCGGTGTCTATACCGAGAATTCAGATAAAAACACAAAGAGCCGGCTTTTAAGCGAGGTGGTGCAGCCGGTTGTAAGTGACAACGCCAATGTGACCATTGCCCAGAACCAGATGGATGAATCCATGACAGAGGAGTTCACGGCACTGTTCCAGGCAATTGCCCTGGCTATCTTCCTGGTATTCGTGGTCATGGCGGCCCAGTTCGAGTCACCCAAGTTCTCAATCATGGTAATGACCACCATCCCGTTCTGTCTCATAGGTGCGTTCGGGCTCCTGTGGCTGGCAGACAGCGCCATCAGCATGACGTCCCTTCTGGGATTCCTGATGCTGGTTGGTACGGTTGTTAACAACGGTATTCTCTATGTGGATACGGTGAACCAGTACCGCAGAGAGATGGATTTAAATACCGCCCTGGTGGAGGCGGGGGCTACCCGGCTGAGACCTATTCTCATGACCACCCTGACCACGGTTGTGTCCATGGTACCCATGGCCCTTGCTCTGGGCGACAGCGGTTCCACCACACAGGGCCTTGCTCTTGTTAATATCGGCGGCCTGACCGCATCCACCATTCTTTCGCTGCTTATGCTTCCCGCATACTACAGCCTGATGAACGGCGGCGGTAAGAAACGGATGATTATTGCGGATTAG
- a CDS encoding V-type ATP synthase subunit K, which translates to MGNMGVALALLGAAIAALFAGVGSAIGVGIAGQAAAGVVTEDPNKFSKVLVLQLLPGTQGIYGLLIAFITLTQIGIMGGSADLSLIKGALYLAACLPMGIVGWISGASQGKAAAASIGLVAKRPEQFGKAMIFPAMVETYAILALLISILSIFGIAGLNI; encoded by the coding sequence ATGGGAAATATGGGAGTTGCTTTAGCATTATTAGGAGCTGCAATCGCAGCGCTTTTTGCAGGAGTAGGTTCTGCTATTGGAGTAGGTATTGCAGGTCAGGCTGCAGCCGGAGTTGTTACAGAGGATCCCAACAAGTTCAGTAAGGTTCTGGTTTTACAGCTGCTTCCCGGTACACAGGGTATATACGGACTGCTGATTGCATTCATCACACTGACACAGATTGGTATTATGGGCGGAAGCGCTGACCTTTCCTTAATAAAGGGCGCTTTATACCTGGCAGCATGCCTTCCTATGGGCATTGTGGGCTGGATTTCCGGCGCATCACAGGGCAAGGCGGCAGCAGCGAGTATCGGCCTGGTTGCCAAGAGACCTGAGCAGTTTGGTAAAGCTATGATTTTCCCGGCCATGGTTGAGACATACGCCATCCTGGCACTGCTGATCTCCATCCTTTCCATCTTTGGTATTGCGGGACTTAACATTTAA
- a CDS encoding V-type ATP synthase subunit I — translation MAVVPMKKVLICGLKKDRKGTLELLQRQGVLEISNVLQEDDMLGRMDVTSSKTVFERNANIAEQAINILDRYAPEEKGMLSSFEGREVLSLDEYEANAGKHDMVMKKAYRLQELAKQIGEHSAAVPKLEQQMEALVPWRSFDLPLDFKGTKKTAAFIGSIQDEITLEQVTEQLGELAPQAETIDVTIVSASKEQTCLFIVCAKPDAEAVEDALKKMNFVKPPLSQTVPAKRQQQLEEELAKEKAEIKKAEKAVAEMAPDRELIKFVMDYYTMRAEKYGVLNGMAQSRRVFFITGYVPESAAAKLEKLLQEKYEVVVEYTEPGDEEDVPILLHNNKFAEPVEGVIESYSVPSKGEIDPSMIVALFYYVQFGLMLSDAAYGLIMVAGTAYCLTKFKNMEAGMKKFMKMFMYCGISTTFWGFMFGSFFGDAVNVIATTFFNRPDIRLAPLWFEPVSLPMKLLVFAFGLGILHLFIGLGIKFYSCVKNGSLADGIYDAIFWYMLVGGGIVYLLTMPMFTEMLGLTFTLPAVAGTVAAYAAAIGFVGIVLTSGRESKNWVKRILKGLYGAYGVSSYLSDILSYSRLLALGLATSVISTVFNKMGSMMGASIPGAIIFILVFVIGHSLNLAINALGAYVHTNRLQYVEFFGKFYEGGGRKFEPFAVHTKYYKIKEDI, via the coding sequence TTGGCAGTAGTGCCTATGAAAAAAGTGCTGATTTGTGGTCTTAAAAAGGACCGCAAGGGCACCCTTGAGCTTCTGCAGCGCCAAGGGGTACTTGAAATCAGCAATGTGCTGCAGGAAGATGACATGTTGGGCAGAATGGACGTGACGTCTTCCAAAACCGTATTTGAACGAAATGCCAATATAGCAGAGCAGGCCATTAATATTCTGGACAGGTACGCGCCTGAGGAGAAGGGCATGCTGTCCTCGTTCGAAGGCAGGGAAGTACTTTCCCTGGACGAATATGAGGCCAATGCAGGCAAACACGACATGGTCATGAAAAAAGCCTACCGCTTACAGGAACTTGCTAAGCAGATAGGCGAGCACAGTGCCGCGGTTCCGAAGCTGGAACAGCAAATGGAAGCACTGGTGCCATGGAGGTCCTTTGACCTGCCCCTTGATTTTAAGGGAACAAAGAAAACTGCGGCATTCATCGGTTCCATCCAGGATGAGATTACCCTGGAACAGGTAACAGAACAGCTTGGGGAGCTGGCACCTCAGGCAGAGACAATTGACGTGACCATTGTAAGTGCATCCAAGGAGCAGACCTGTCTTTTCATTGTCTGCGCGAAACCGGATGCGGAAGCAGTGGAGGATGCGCTTAAGAAAATGAATTTTGTAAAACCGCCCCTCAGCCAGACAGTGCCTGCTAAACGCCAGCAGCAGCTGGAAGAAGAGCTCGCAAAGGAAAAGGCGGAGATTAAAAAAGCGGAAAAGGCTGTAGCGGAGATGGCTCCGGACCGGGAGCTCATAAAGTTTGTTATGGATTACTACACCATGCGGGCTGAGAAATACGGTGTATTAAACGGTATGGCCCAGTCAAGACGTGTATTCTTTATAACCGGATACGTACCTGAGAGCGCGGCTGCCAAGCTTGAGAAGCTGCTTCAGGAAAAATATGAGGTGGTTGTAGAGTACACGGAACCGGGTGATGAGGAGGATGTACCAATTCTGCTCCACAACAATAAGTTCGCGGAACCTGTGGAGGGCGTTATTGAGAGTTACAGCGTTCCTTCCAAGGGAGAGATTGACCCGTCCATGATAGTGGCACTGTTCTACTATGTACAGTTCGGGCTCATGCTCTCAGACGCTGCTTACGGTCTTATCATGGTGGCAGGTACCGCATATTGCCTCACCAAATTCAAGAACATGGAAGCCGGAATGAAGAAGTTCATGAAGATGTTCATGTACTGTGGTATCTCCACAACGTTCTGGGGCTTCATGTTCGGCAGCTTTTTCGGAGATGCTGTCAATGTTATCGCGACCACATTCTTCAACCGGCCGGATATCAGGCTCGCTCCTCTCTGGTTTGAGCCAGTAAGCCTTCCTATGAAGCTTCTGGTATTTGCATTTGGACTTGGTATTCTTCACCTTTTCATAGGACTTGGAATCAAATTCTACTCCTGTGTGAAGAACGGCAGCCTGGCTGACGGTATATATGACGCCATATTCTGGTATATGCTGGTTGGCGGCGGCATTGTTTATCTGCTGACCATGCCTATGTTTACCGAGATGCTGGGTCTTACCTTTACGCTTCCGGCAGTTGCGGGTACTGTAGCTGCTTACGCGGCAGCCATTGGTTTTGTGGGTATTGTACTTACCAGCGGACGGGAATCCAAAAACTGGGTTAAGAGGATACTTAAGGGCCTTTACGGGGCATACGGAGTGAGCTCATACCTGAGCGACATCCTGTCCTATTCCAGACTTCTGGCCCTGGGTCTGGCTACCAGCGTTATATCCACAGTATTTAACAAGATGGGAAGTATGATGGGCGCTTCCATTCCGGGAGCAATCATATTCATACTGGTATTCGTAATCGGACACAGCCTGAACCTGGCAATTAATGCCTTGGGCGCATATGTCCATACTAACCGTCTGCAGTATGTAGAGTTTTTTGGAAAGTTTTATGAAGGCGGCGGAAGGAAATTTGAGCCCTTTGCCGTTCACACCAAATATTATAAAATCAAGGAGGACATTTAG
- a CDS encoding V-type ATP synthase subunit F: MYKIAVMGDRDSIYGFASLGLEPFPLTDPAEAGKKVKDLAESGYAVIYITEALAAQIEPEINRYREAGLPAIILIPGISGNTGKGILAVKKSVEQAVGSDIIFNGQ, translated from the coding sequence ATGTATAAGATTGCAGTTATGGGCGACCGGGACAGTATCTACGGTTTCGCCAGTCTGGGTCTGGAACCGTTTCCTTTGACAGACCCGGCGGAGGCAGGAAAGAAGGTTAAGGATCTGGCAGAAAGCGGCTACGCGGTGATTTACATCACAGAGGCCCTGGCCGCCCAGATTGAACCGGAGATCAACCGCTACCGCGAGGCTGGCCTTCCGGCCATCATACTGATTCCCGGCATATCAGGCAATACGGGAAAAGGTATCCTGGCAGTTAAGAAGTCAGTGGAGCAGGCAGTTGGCTCGGATATTATATTTAATGGGCAATAA
- a CDS encoding ABC transporter permease → MKMNRKNPYGDIGRENYWQTVRRRFLHHRLACISLVVLAVICAAAILAPVIAPYDPDAIAGPFGAPPGAGFLLGTDQIGRDMFSRLLYATRISLLVGVLATAISTAIGVSLGLLGGYFGGWLDIAIMRFTDMVMSFPYILLVLVAAAIFEPGLWSIILILGFVDWPGIARLVRGNVLSLRETNFVKSSIVAGMPARHILFSEILPNTVAPILVYATLVMALSMLDEASLSFLGMGVQPPTASLGNMLNSAQSLTVLTKQPWLWIPPGFLIVVLVVAINFVGDALRDALDPSAVLNLGGAEPDAEDQDAEDQDAEDQETADSI, encoded by the coding sequence ATGAAAATGAACAGAAAGAACCCTTATGGGGATATCGGAAGAGAAAATTACTGGCAGACCGTAAGGCGGCGGTTTCTCCACCACCGCCTGGCCTGTATCAGTCTGGTGGTGCTGGCAGTTATCTGCGCGGCGGCCATTCTGGCGCCCGTCATAGCGCCCTATGACCCGGACGCCATCGCAGGGCCCTTCGGCGCCCCGCCAGGCGCCGGGTTCCTGCTGGGAACGGACCAGATTGGACGGGACATGTTTTCCCGCCTTTTATATGCAACACGTATATCCCTGCTGGTGGGCGTGCTGGCCACAGCCATATCCACGGCCATAGGAGTCAGCCTGGGGCTGCTGGGGGGATACTTCGGAGGCTGGCTGGACATAGCCATCATGCGTTTTACGGATATGGTCATGTCCTTTCCATATATTCTGCTGGTGCTGGTGGCGGCAGCCATCTTTGAACCGGGGCTCTGGAGCATCATACTGATTCTCGGATTTGTGGACTGGCCCGGCATCGCCCGTCTGGTCAGGGGCAATGTGCTGAGCCTACGGGAGACTAATTTTGTAAAGAGCAGCATTGTGGCGGGGATGCCTGCCAGACATATCCTGTTTTCAGAGATACTTCCCAATACAGTTGCGCCGATTCTGGTGTACGCCACCTTAGTGATGGCCCTTTCCATGCTGGATGAGGCTTCCTTAAGCTTCCTTGGAATGGGAGTGCAGCCGCCCACTGCCAGCCTGGGCAATATGCTGAACAGCGCCCAGTCCCTGACCGTGCTCACAAAACAGCCGTGGCTCTGGATTCCGCCCGGATTCCTGATAGTGGTCCTGGTGGTTGCCATTAATTTTGTGGGCGATGCCCTGAGGGATGCCCTGGACCCGTCGGCGGTTCTGAATCTGGGCGGGGCAGAGCCGGACGCCGAGGATCAAGACGCCGAGGATCAGGACGCCGAGGATCAGGAAACGGCGGATAGCATATAA
- a CDS encoding LysR family transcriptional regulator produces MTIHQIECFLEAARTLNFTEAANHLYISQQGLSRQIASLEKELELRLFDRTTRDVRLTRSGELLLWRWKDIPKEIYDSVDMAREEGERAKRRINLSVVGMSGIIEMAGNILADYMALDPDVEFEINEFTNIKDITNGNPDLMMTVSFTPSYEQLKEKCGLVVVKNLPLYYVMSKENPLAQKEEIVMEDFKGETMLCLFKNFFAGAELRLFELIAKQEHILQKARYYENVNSLELAIIANEGIHIGFKEFYHNYGERLVMHPMPNSNSQAHASVIIVWRKENEKRLESFIKFLKNNYN; encoded by the coding sequence ATGACCATCCATCAGATTGAATGTTTCCTGGAAGCAGCCAGGACCCTTAATTTTACGGAGGCGGCCAACCATCTGTATATATCGCAGCAGGGGCTGAGCCGCCAGATAGCGTCCCTGGAAAAGGAGCTGGAGCTGCGCCTTTTTGACAGGACCACCAGGGATGTAAGGCTGACCCGCAGCGGGGAGCTTCTGTTATGGCGCTGGAAAGATATTCCCAAGGAGATATATGACTCCGTGGATATGGCCAGGGAGGAAGGGGAGAGGGCCAAACGCCGGATTAACCTGTCCGTGGTGGGAATGAGCGGTATCATAGAGATGGCCGGCAACATACTGGCTGATTATATGGCTCTTGACCCGGATGTGGAATTTGAAATCAATGAGTTTACCAATATTAAGGATATAACCAACGGAAATCCGGATTTGATGATGACTGTAAGCTTTACCCCGTCCTACGAGCAGCTGAAGGAGAAGTGCGGGCTGGTGGTGGTAAAGAACCTGCCCTTATACTATGTAATGTCCAAGGAAAATCCCCTGGCTCAGAAGGAAGAAATAGTCATGGAGGATTTTAAGGGAGAGACCATGCTTTGTCTCTTCAAGAATTTTTTTGCAGGAGCCGAGCTGCGTCTGTTTGAACTGATTGCCAAGCAGGAACATATCCTTCAGAAGGCCCGGTATTATGAAAATGTAAACAGCCTGGAGCTGGCAATTATTGCCAATGAAGGGATTCATATCGGCTTTAAGGAGTTCTATCATAACTACGGGGAACGGCTGGTCATGCATCCCATGCCCAACTCCAATAGCCAGGCTCACGCCAGTGTAATCATTGTATGGCGTAAAGAAAATGAGAAAAGACTTGAAAGTTTTATTAAATTTTTGAAAAATAATTATAATTAA